One Acidimicrobiales bacterium genomic region harbors:
- a CDS encoding flap endonuclease → MRVHLVDGTYELFRHHFGAAAARRKGEGAGGPAESRAATRGVVASVLGMLGDGATHVGVATDHVIESFRNDLWA, encoded by the coding sequence CACCTGGTCGACGGCACCTACGAGCTGTTCCGGCACCACTTCGGGGCGGCGGCCGCCCGCCGCAAGGGGGAGGGCGCCGGGGGCCCGGCCGAGTCCCGGGCCGCCACCCGGGGCGTGGTGGCCAGCGTGCTCGGGATGCTGGGCGACGGCGCCACCCACGTCGGGGTGGCCACCGACCACGTCATCGAGTCGTTCCGCAACGACCTGTGGGC